A stretch of the Canis lupus familiaris isolate Mischka breed German Shepherd chromosome 37, alternate assembly UU_Cfam_GSD_1.0, whole genome shotgun sequence genome encodes the following:
- the MSTN gene encoding growth/differentiation factor 8 precursor yields the protein MQRLQICVYIYLFVLIVAGPVDLSENSEQKENVEKEGLCNACMWRQNTKSSRIEAIKIQILSKLRLETAPNISRDAVRQLLPRAPPLRELIDQYDVQRDDSSDGSLEDDDYHATTETVIAMPAETDLLMQVEGKPKCCFFKFSSKIQYNKVVKAQLWIYLRPVKTPTTVFVQILRLIKPMKDGTRYTGIRSLKLDMNPGTGIWQSIDVKTVLQNWLKQPESNLGIEIKALDENGHDLAVTFPGPGEDGLNPFLEVKVTDTPKRSRRDFGLDCDEHSTESRCCRYPLTVDFEAFGWDWIIAPKRYKANYCSGECEFVFLQKYPHTHLVHQANPRGSAGPCCTPTKMSPINMLYFNGKEQIIYGKIPAMVVDRCGCS from the exons ATGCAGAGACTGCAAATCTGTGTTTATATTTACCTGTTTGTGCTGATTGTTGCTGGCCCAGTCGATCTAAGTGAGAACAgtgagcaaaaagaaaatgtggaaaaggaGGGGCTGTGTAATGCATGTATGTGGAGGCAAAACACTAAGTCTTCAAGGATAGAAGCCATAAAAATTCAAATCCTCAGCAAACTTCGCCTGGAAACGGCTCCCAACATCAGCAGAGATGCTGTCAGACAACTCTTGCCGCGGGCTCCTCCGCTGCGGGAGCTGATCGACCAGTACGACGTCCAGAGGGATGACAGCAGCGACGGCTCCCTGGAGGACGACGACTACCACGCCACCACCGAGACGGTCATTGCCATGCCCGCCGAGA CTGATCTTCTCATGCAAGTGGAAGGAAAACCCAAATGTTGTTTCTTTAAGTTTAGCtctaaaatacaatataataaagTAGTAAAGGCCCAACTGTGGATATATCTGAGACCCGTCAAGACTCCTACAACAGTGTTTGTGCAAATCCTGAGACTCATCAAACCCATGAAAGACGGTACAAGATATACTGGAATCCGATCTCTGAAACTTGACATGAACCCAGGCACTGGTATTTGGCAGAGCATTGATGTGAAGACAGTGTTGCAAAATTGGCTCAAACAGCCTGAATCCAACTTAGGCATTGAAATCAAAGCTTTAGATGAGAATGGTCATGATCTTGCGGTAACCTTCCCAGGACCCGGAGAAGATGGGCTG AATCCCTTTTTAGAAGTCAAGGTGACAGACACACCAAAAAGATCCAGAAGAGATTTCGGGCTTGACTGTGATGAGCACTCAACAGAATCTCGGTGCTGTCGTTACCCTCTAACTGTGGACTTTGAAGCTTTTGGATGGGATTGGATTATTGCACCCAAAAGATATAAGGCCAATTACTGCTCTGGAGAGTGtgaatttgtgtttttacaaAAGTATCCTCATACCCATCTCGTACACCAAGCAAACCCCAGGGGCTCAGCGGGCCCCTGCTGTACTCCCACAAAGATGTCTCCCATTAATATGCTATATTTTAATGgcaaagaacaaataatatatGGGAAAATTCCAGCCATGGTAGTAGATCGCTGTGGGTGCTCATGA